The following coding sequences lie in one Vibrio spartinae genomic window:
- a CDS encoding metal ABC transporter permease: MDNLIQWFSEPFQFEFMQRALWAGLAVGAVCAVLSCYLVLKGWSLMGDAISHAVLPGIVIAYALGIALPIGAFISGLTCALMSGYIKENCRVKEDTVMGIVYSGMFALGLILFTKIQTDQHLLHILFGNMLGIQDFEFIQTVTLSLIVFAIIVIFRKDFLLYCFDRSHARVVGLPVVLIHYSLLVLLSLTIVATIQAVGVIMVVAMLVAPGMTAFILTKQFAYMMWIALGVSLSAIILGILISFHIDGATSACIVLVQATFFMLALTFTKLKTRMTMLNEPSPETNTRTSH, translated from the coding sequence ATGGATAATCTCATACAATGGTTCAGTGAACCTTTCCAGTTTGAATTTATGCAGCGCGCCCTGTGGGCCGGTCTGGCCGTGGGTGCGGTCTGTGCTGTACTCTCGTGCTATCTGGTTCTGAAAGGCTGGTCGCTGATGGGCGATGCGATCTCTCATGCTGTATTACCGGGCATCGTAATTGCCTACGCATTGGGGATCGCATTACCAATCGGTGCATTTATCTCCGGCCTGACCTGTGCCCTGATGAGTGGCTATATCAAGGAAAATTGCCGGGTCAAAGAAGATACCGTGATGGGAATTGTCTATTCGGGCATGTTTGCACTGGGTCTGATCCTGTTCACCAAAATACAAACCGATCAGCACCTGCTACATATTCTGTTCGGCAATATGCTTGGTATTCAGGATTTTGAATTCATTCAAACCGTGACCCTATCCTTGATTGTATTTGCCATTATCGTCATATTCAGGAAAGATTTCTTACTTTACTGCTTTGACCGCAGCCACGCGCGTGTTGTCGGACTCCCCGTGGTGCTGATTCACTACAGTTTACTGGTGCTCTTGTCACTGACCATCGTCGCAACCATTCAAGCCGTCGGGGTCATTATGGTGGTCGCGATGCTGGTGGCGCCGGGCATGACCGCTTTTATCCTCACCAAACAGTTCGCCTATATGATGTGGATCGCATTGGGTGTCTCGCTGAGCGCAATCATTCTCGGGATTCTGATTAGTTTTCATATCGATGGCGCGACCAGCGCATGTATCGTACTCGTTCAGGCGACATTTTTTATGCTGGCACTCACCTTCACCAAACTAAAAACCCGGATGACAATGCTCAACGAACCGTCACCAGAGACAAACACCCGCACCTCCCATTGA
- a CDS encoding MaoC family dehydratase has product MKQGVEMKVVELFKQRGEILSKQHAELMQKMPPAMRDYWEELLTKTNNFHLFSWIRDFHQPAVNEEVSLPNDADNAALKRESATFAYESLKLTPEAQALYEELREKIGEVIHVGDWLNIDQSRIDQFGSVTEDTQWIHMDPERASVESPFKTTIAHGFLTLALLPKLTDSVNPEVPLFPTAKMVVNVGLNQVRFPYPVKSGDRVRAKSILTKVTPVRKGLEIEREIRVEIDGIRRPGCIVVSVIQLHF; this is encoded by the coding sequence ATGAAGCAAGGAGTTGAGATGAAAGTCGTTGAACTGTTCAAACAACGTGGTGAAATATTAAGCAAGCAGCATGCAGAACTGATGCAGAAGATGCCGCCGGCGATGCGCGATTATTGGGAAGAATTGTTGACAAAAACGAATAACTTTCACCTGTTTTCGTGGATCAGAGATTTTCATCAACCAGCGGTGAATGAAGAAGTTAGTTTGCCGAATGATGCAGATAATGCTGCGTTAAAGCGTGAATCTGCGACCTTTGCTTATGAGTCGCTGAAGTTAACCCCGGAAGCTCAGGCTTTGTATGAAGAGCTACGGGAGAAAATTGGTGAAGTGATCCATGTTGGCGACTGGCTGAATATTGACCAATCCCGGATTGATCAATTTGGTTCTGTGACTGAGGATACACAGTGGATTCATATGGATCCTGAGCGGGCATCCGTTGAATCACCGTTTAAGACAACCATTGCACATGGTTTTCTGACGTTAGCATTGTTACCGAAACTGACCGATAGCGTGAATCCTGAAGTGCCGTTATTTCCGACCGCAAAAATGGTGGTGAACGTCGGTCTGAATCAGGTACGCTTTCCGTATCCGGTAAAATCGGGTGATCGTGTCCGGGCGAAAAGTATTCTGACCAAAGTCACCCCCGTGCGTAAAGGGCTGGAAATCGAGCGTGAAATTCGCGTTGAGATTGACGGTATCAGACGTCCTGGCTGTATCGTTGTGTCGGTGATTCAACTGCATTTCTGA
- a CDS encoding substrate-binding domain-containing protein, with translation MATMKDIAKRAGVSTSTVSHVINKTRYVSDGIAARINQAAKELNYSPSALARSLKMNRTKTLGMLVTTSTNPFFGEVVKGVERSCYQKGYNLILCNTEGDDHRMKESINTLLEKRVDGLILMCSALEGEHIDAFDRFPEVPVVVMDRGPVHFACDKIQDNSLLGGLMATNHLIECGHREIGCITGPLQLHQAYMRYEGFKKAMTEAKLSINPAWIVEANFECDGGVDAFQRICQRGQLPSALFVGNDMMAMGVVNEAHVRGIRIPEDLSIIGYDDIYIAKYMTPPLTTIHQPKHRLGTAAVEALVNRLDKRQSDAQVVHLEPTLVIRDSVRQYVV, from the coding sequence ATGGCGACGATGAAAGATATTGCCAAACGTGCTGGCGTTTCGACCTCAACGGTCAGTCATGTGATCAATAAAACTCGTTATGTGAGTGATGGCATTGCCGCCCGGATCAATCAGGCGGCGAAAGAGCTGAATTATTCGCCTTCTGCATTAGCACGTAGTCTCAAAATGAATCGAACCAAAACGCTTGGTATGTTAGTGACGACCTCGACGAACCCGTTCTTCGGTGAAGTGGTGAAGGGTGTTGAGCGGAGTTGCTATCAAAAGGGTTACAATCTCATCTTATGTAATACCGAAGGTGATGACCATCGGATGAAAGAATCGATCAATACTTTGCTTGAGAAGCGGGTGGATGGTCTGATTTTGATGTGCTCAGCCCTTGAAGGGGAGCATATTGATGCGTTTGATCGTTTTCCGGAAGTGCCTGTGGTCGTGATGGATCGTGGCCCCGTCCATTTTGCCTGTGATAAAATTCAGGACAATTCGTTGCTCGGTGGATTGATGGCGACCAATCATCTGATTGAGTGTGGCCATCGGGAGATCGGTTGTATCACGGGGCCGTTGCAGTTGCATCAGGCTTACATGCGTTACGAAGGCTTTAAGAAAGCAATGACAGAGGCCAAACTGTCGATTAATCCGGCATGGATCGTTGAAGCCAATTTTGAGTGTGACGGTGGCGTTGATGCCTTTCAGCGTATCTGTCAGCGGGGTCAGCTACCCAGCGCTCTATTCGTCGGGAATGACATGATGGCGATGGGGGTGGTCAATGAAGCCCACGTCCGGGGCATCCGGATTCCTGAGGACTTGTCGATTATCGGTTATGATGATATCTACATTGCCAAATATATGACCCCGCCATTAACGACCATCCACCAGCCAAAGCATCGTTTAGGAACGGCTGCGGTTGAAGCGTTGGTCAATCGTCTTGATAAACGGCAGAGTGATGCACAAGTCGTTCATCTTGAACCGACACTGGTGATTCGGGATAGTGTCCGTCAATATGTTGTTTGA
- a CDS encoding metal ABC transporter ATP-binding protein: MSHQPVTLEATQVSVTYNNGFKAIHDVSFSLQGGTICALVGVNGGGKSTLFKSIMGLVKTSQGEIRLSQHPIRHALKQNQVAYVPQSEDIDWDFPILVRDVVMQGRYGFMNFLRHPSLTDKDKVQQAMQRMGIENLASRQIGELSGGQKKRVFLARALAQESQTILLDEPFTGVDFTTEEAIMNLLRELRDEGHLILVSTHNLGNIPDYCNEVVFINRTIVAAGNIHDTFTQQNLIATFGGVLKHVGILGETLHQDQDERAVTIFSDHEKPAVFYGKDQHSATLIRDNKSPEQPQSTSR; encoded by the coding sequence ATGAGCCATCAACCCGTCACGCTTGAAGCAACCCAAGTAAGTGTTACTTACAATAATGGTTTTAAAGCAATTCATGATGTCAGCTTCAGTTTGCAAGGTGGCACCATCTGTGCGCTGGTTGGTGTGAATGGCGGTGGTAAATCAACGCTATTCAAAAGCATCATGGGATTGGTCAAAACCTCTCAAGGAGAGATTCGCCTATCCCAACACCCGATCCGACATGCACTCAAACAGAATCAGGTCGCTTATGTGCCGCAGAGTGAAGACATCGACTGGGACTTTCCGATTCTGGTTCGGGATGTCGTGATGCAAGGACGTTATGGTTTTATGAATTTCTTGCGCCACCCGAGTCTGACGGATAAAGACAAAGTTCAGCAGGCGATGCAGCGCATGGGCATTGAAAATCTGGCGAGCCGTCAAATCGGAGAACTCTCCGGCGGACAAAAAAAACGGGTGTTTCTCGCCCGGGCACTCGCTCAGGAGAGTCAGACAATCCTACTCGATGAACCGTTTACCGGTGTCGACTTTACCACCGAAGAAGCGATTATGAATCTGCTCCGTGAACTCAGAGATGAAGGTCATCTGATTTTAGTATCGACACACAATCTGGGGAATATTCCCGATTACTGTAATGAAGTGGTGTTTATCAACCGAACCATCGTTGCAGCCGGCAATATTCACGATACCTTCACCCAACAAAATCTGATCGCCACATTCGGCGGGGTCCTGAAACACGTCGGGATTCTCGGTGAAACGCTCCATCAGGATCAGGATGAACGTGCCGTCACGATTTTCTCAGACCATGAAAAACCCGCGGTCTTTTATGGCAAAGACCAACACAGTGCCACACTGATTCGGGATAACAAGTCTCCCGAACAACCTCAATCAACCTCGAGGTAA
- the rbsC gene encoding ribose ABC transporter permease, with translation MNTNSMNQPTSKQRKWFSKEWLIEQKSLIALLFLILVVSFLNPNFFTVDNILNILRQTSVNAIMAVGMTLVILTAGIDLSVGSVLALCGAFAASMIALELPVFVAVPVSLLAGACLGGLSGLIIAKGKVQAFIATLVTMTLLRGVTMVYTEGRPISAGFTDVADDFAWFGTGYVFHVPVPVWMMVIVFGLAWYLLNHTRFGRYVYALGGNESATRLSGINVDRVKIGVYAICGLMAALAGVIVTSRLSSAQPTAGMGYELDAIAAVVLGGTSLMGGKGRIMGTLVGALIIGFLNNALNLLDVSSYYQMIAKAIVILLAVLVDNKNK, from the coding sequence ATGAATACCAATTCTATGAATCAACCGACATCCAAGCAACGCAAGTGGTTCAGTAAAGAGTGGCTTATTGAGCAAAAATCATTGATAGCACTGCTTTTTTTGATTCTTGTTGTGTCGTTTCTGAACCCTAACTTTTTTACTGTTGATAATATACTTAATATTTTGCGTCAGACCTCAGTGAATGCCATTATGGCGGTCGGGATGACATTGGTTATATTGACCGCAGGAATTGATTTGAGTGTCGGGTCTGTTTTGGCCCTCTGTGGTGCCTTTGCCGCGAGTATGATTGCGCTTGAGTTACCGGTGTTTGTTGCGGTTCCGGTGTCGTTACTGGCCGGTGCCTGTTTGGGTGGACTGAGTGGCCTGATCATCGCCAAAGGGAAAGTGCAGGCGTTTATTGCGACCTTGGTGACCATGACATTATTACGTGGTGTCACGATGGTTTATACCGAGGGGCGGCCTATCTCAGCCGGATTTACGGACGTTGCCGATGATTTTGCTTGGTTCGGAACCGGTTATGTATTTCATGTTCCGGTACCGGTCTGGATGATGGTCATCGTGTTCGGGCTGGCGTGGTATTTGTTAAACCACACTCGATTTGGACGTTATGTTTACGCATTGGGTGGCAACGAATCGGCAACCCGTTTATCCGGTATCAATGTGGATCGCGTCAAAATTGGTGTCTATGCTATTTGTGGTCTGATGGCGGCTTTGGCGGGTGTGATTGTCACCTCTCGTCTTTCTTCCGCACAACCAACCGCTGGTATGGGGTATGAGTTGGACGCGATTGCCGCTGTTGTTTTGGGCGGAACCAGCCTGATGGGTGGTAAAGGCCGAATCATGGGGACATTAGTCGGGGCGTTAATTATCGGATTTTTGAATAATGCGCTCAATCTGTTGGATGTCTCTTCCTACTATCAGATGATTGCCAAAGCGATCGTGATTTTGCTGGCAGTTCTGGTAGATAATAAAAATAAGTAG
- the rbsK gene encoding ribokinase, whose protein sequence is MSKLVVLGSVNADHVLRVPTFPRPGETLHGHDYQVIPGGKGANQAVAAARLGADISFVASVGDDPFGVNIRESFKLDGMDISGVKIQPDCPTGIAMIQVTDSGENAICISSEANARLTAESLDSDLTRIQQAAYFLTQLETPLEGVIRGAQTAKAASTQVILNPAPARSLPDELLSCVDMITPNETEAEVLTGVAVTDEPSAARAAAVLHEKGITTVLITLGAKGVWLSENGQGTLIPGFRVDAIDTTAAGDTFNGALVTGLLEGLSMHHAIRFAHASAAISVTRFGAQTSIPARQEVDTFLAQQA, encoded by the coding sequence ATGAGTAAATTAGTTGTACTTGGCAGTGTTAACGCTGATCATGTGTTGCGAGTTCCGACTTTTCCACGTCCGGGAGAAACACTTCATGGACATGATTATCAGGTAATTCCTGGCGGGAAAGGGGCCAATCAGGCGGTTGCAGCTGCTCGTTTGGGAGCCGATATCAGTTTTGTCGCCAGTGTTGGTGACGACCCGTTTGGTGTGAACATCCGGGAAAGTTTTAAGCTGGATGGCATGGATATCTCCGGCGTGAAAATTCAGCCGGATTGCCCGACTGGGATTGCGATGATTCAGGTTACTGATAGCGGTGAAAATGCGATTTGTATCTCTTCTGAAGCGAATGCCCGCCTCACGGCTGAATCACTGGACAGTGATCTGACTCGCATTCAGCAAGCAGCGTATTTTCTGACTCAGCTGGAAACACCGCTTGAAGGGGTGATTCGTGGCGCTCAGACTGCAAAAGCAGCGAGCACGCAAGTGATTCTCAATCCTGCACCCGCGCGTTCGCTGCCGGATGAATTGCTCAGTTGTGTTGATATGATCACGCCGAATGAAACCGAAGCCGAGGTTCTGACGGGTGTGGCTGTCACGGATGAGCCAAGTGCTGCGCGTGCGGCTGCGGTGCTTCATGAGAAAGGCATCACCACAGTGCTGATTACCTTGGGCGCGAAGGGCGTGTGGCTCAGTGAGAACGGACAGGGAACTTTGATTCCCGGATTTCGGGTTGACGCTATCGATACCACTGCTGCCGGAGATACATTTAATGGCGCACTGGTGACCGGACTATTGGAAGGGTTGTCAATGCATCATGCCATTCGCTTTGCCCATGCATCGGCTGCGATTTCTGTGACTCGTTTTGGCGCACAGACCTCGATTCCGGCGCGACAGGAAGTGGATACTTTTCTTGCACAACAAGCATGA
- a CDS encoding metal ABC transporter permease, which yields MELLLEPLHYQYMQHAILSSAIVGAVCAFLSAFLMLKGWSLIGDALSHSVVPGVAGAYALGLPYSVGAFIAGFLASLGIALLRSLSHLKEDAIIGFIFTTFFAAGLLLISLNPTSINIEGIIFGSILTVSQSDLMQMLIIAGVSFVLLTLLWKDLMLVFFDETQASSVGLSPTALKVIFFTILSACTVASLQTVGAILVIAMVITPGATAYLLTDRFGLLLIIAITLGFVTSALGAYLSYYLNGATGGTIVLLQTLIFLCAFVFAPKYGVLANRRNARHRTSVDKPSDKKTFHQKSVNQTHAPNTVPSGGYDG from the coding sequence TTGGAATTACTTCTGGAACCGTTGCACTATCAATATATGCAGCACGCCATTTTAAGTAGTGCCATCGTCGGGGCGGTGTGTGCATTCTTATCCGCTTTCCTGATGCTCAAAGGCTGGTCACTGATCGGCGATGCGCTGTCTCATTCGGTGGTTCCCGGTGTTGCCGGCGCCTATGCGCTGGGATTGCCTTACTCCGTCGGTGCATTTATCGCAGGCTTTCTGGCTTCACTCGGGATCGCGCTGCTCCGGTCACTTTCCCATTTGAAAGAAGATGCCATTATCGGCTTCATTTTCACCACTTTTTTTGCCGCTGGCCTACTGCTGATCTCACTCAATCCAACGTCAATTAATATTGAAGGAATTATTTTCGGCAGTATCTTAACCGTAAGTCAGTCTGATTTAATGCAAATGCTGATCATCGCCGGGGTGTCATTTGTGCTTCTGACATTACTGTGGAAAGATCTCATGCTGGTGTTCTTCGATGAAACCCAAGCCTCATCCGTTGGTTTATCACCGACGGCTCTGAAAGTCATATTCTTTACCATTCTCAGTGCCTGTACGGTTGCCTCACTACAAACCGTCGGAGCGATTCTGGTGATCGCTATGGTCATCACACCGGGGGCGACAGCATATTTACTGACTGACCGATTTGGCCTGCTGTTAATCATTGCCATCACGCTTGGTTTTGTCACCAGCGCTTTAGGCGCCTACCTCAGTTATTACCTCAATGGCGCAACGGGCGGCACGATTGTACTGCTGCAAACCCTGATCTTTCTCTGCGCATTTGTCTTTGCACCGAAATATGGAGTGCTCGCGAACCGGAGAAATGCCAGACATCGAACCTCGGTTGACAAGCCGAGTGACAAGAAGACTTTTCACCAAAAGTCCGTAAACCAGACACACGCTCCCAACACCGTTCCCTCAGGGGGTTATGATGGATAA
- the rbsB gene encoding ribose ABC transporter substrate-binding protein RbsB encodes MKKLVTLISTALLSSTMSIAAQAQDTIAIVLSTLNNPFFVSMKDGAEAKAKDLGYKLIVLDSQNDPSKELSNVEDLTVRGVKAILINPTDSDAVSNAIRLANRAKVPVITLDRGANHGDVVSHIASDNVAGGEMAGDFIADRLGDKAKVIQLEGIAGTSAARERGEGFMNAVKKRHLNLLASQPADFDRTKGLNVMENLLAANSDVQAVFAQNDEMALGAVRAVQAAGKKVMIVGFDGTDDGMKAVLRGQLSATIAQQPDVIGALGVDIADKLLKGGTVNKNVPVPLKIISN; translated from the coding sequence ATGAAAAAACTAGTTACGCTAATCTCTACAGCTTTACTTTCGTCTACGATGTCTATTGCAGCGCAGGCGCAGGACACCATTGCGATTGTCCTATCGACATTGAACAATCCATTTTTTGTCAGCATGAAAGATGGTGCAGAAGCGAAAGCCAAAGATTTGGGCTATAAACTCATCGTTCTGGATTCACAAAACGATCCAAGTAAAGAGCTTTCCAACGTGGAAGACTTAACGGTTCGTGGTGTGAAAGCCATTCTGATTAATCCGACAGATTCCGATGCCGTTTCGAATGCCATTCGTCTGGCTAACCGTGCCAAAGTGCCAGTCATCACACTTGACCGTGGTGCCAACCATGGTGATGTGGTCAGTCATATCGCATCGGATAACGTTGCCGGTGGTGAAATGGCAGGTGATTTCATTGCTGACAGACTTGGTGATAAGGCCAAAGTGATTCAGTTGGAAGGGATTGCCGGGACCTCTGCCGCTCGTGAGCGTGGTGAAGGTTTCATGAACGCTGTGAAAAAACGTCATCTGAACCTTTTAGCCAGCCAACCTGCAGACTTTGACCGGACAAAAGGGTTGAACGTCATGGAAAACCTATTGGCGGCAAACTCTGACGTGCAAGCTGTCTTTGCTCAGAATGATGAAATGGCGCTCGGTGCAGTTCGTGCTGTTCAGGCGGCAGGCAAAAAAGTGATGATCGTTGGGTTTGACGGCACAGATGACGGTATGAAAGCGGTTCTGCGCGGTCAATTATCAGCAACGATTGCCCAACAGCCGGATGTTATCGGTGCGCTGGGTGTTGATATCGCTGATAAATTACTCAAAGGCGGCACTGTGAACAAAAACGTTCCTGTACCTTTGAAAATTATTAGTAACTAA
- a CDS encoding putative transporter, which yields MGEVALSILVLSLVAVIGLWLGGLKIKGVGLGIGGVLFGGIFVGHFINQFGWHLDSHAMHFIKEFGLILFVYTIGIQVGPGFFASLKSSGLKLNGLAAGIVVVGGLTAVILHFIFNIPLHIFLGIYSGAVTNTPSLAAGQQILHELGEVDSQVDMLGLGYAMAYPFGIIGILLSMWVIRIVFEINVDKEAESYDSRSQGSSKDLLSVNVMIDNPNMDQMKFAELVTLIGQGVVCSRMKTQGNLVVPGEDTTLHIGDYLHFVSDRQELLHKAVLIVGREVSESLSTKGTVLKSDRVVVTNEKVLGKHLGELSLKYKHNVVISRLNRAGVELVANQDSVLQFGDILYIVGQKEDIEYVGKMLGNTASKLHHVQMLPIFIGIGLGVLLGSIPFQLPHLPAPLKLGLAGGPLIVAIILARIGSIGRLYWFMPPSANLALREIGIVLFLAVVGISSGGDFFTTIMDGEGLTWMGYGIIITLIPLITVGMFARFFGKVNYLTICGLMAGSMTDPPALAFANAMHATSGASSLAYATVYPLVMCLRILTPQVIAVLLWVTG from the coding sequence ATGGGCGAAGTCGCACTCTCGATACTTGTCCTGTCCTTGGTGGCAGTGATTGGGTTGTGGTTAGGTGGCTTGAAAATCAAAGGTGTCGGGCTCGGTATTGGTGGCGTGCTGTTTGGCGGAATTTTCGTCGGGCATTTCATCAACCAGTTTGGCTGGCATCTTGATAGTCATGCTATGCATTTTATTAAAGAATTCGGGTTGATTCTGTTTGTTTACACCATCGGGATTCAGGTCGGGCCGGGGTTTTTTGCCTCTCTGAAAAGTAGTGGTCTCAAGCTGAATGGACTGGCGGCAGGAATTGTCGTGGTTGGTGGTTTAACGGCAGTTATCCTCCATTTTATTTTCAATATTCCGCTGCATATTTTCCTCGGAATCTATTCCGGTGCGGTGACCAATACGCCTTCTTTAGCGGCCGGACAACAAATCCTGCATGAGCTGGGAGAAGTGGACAGCCAAGTCGATATGCTGGGGCTCGGTTATGCCATGGCTTATCCCTTCGGGATTATCGGGATTTTGCTGTCAATGTGGGTTATTCGGATTGTTTTTGAAATTAATGTGGATAAAGAAGCCGAGTCTTATGACAGCCGCAGTCAGGGGAGTAGCAAAGACCTGTTATCGGTCAATGTGATGATCGACAATCCGAATATGGATCAGATGAAGTTTGCTGAATTGGTCACCTTGATTGGTCAAGGGGTCGTGTGCTCCAGAATGAAGACACAGGGCAACTTGGTTGTCCCCGGTGAGGATACCACGCTCCACATCGGTGATTACCTGCATTTTGTCAGTGACCGTCAGGAACTGTTGCATAAAGCGGTCTTGATTGTCGGGCGTGAGGTTTCAGAATCGTTATCCACCAAAGGGACTGTGCTGAAAAGTGATCGGGTGGTGGTGACCAATGAGAAAGTGCTCGGTAAGCATTTGGGTGAACTGAGCCTCAAATATAAACATAATGTGGTTATTTCTCGGTTGAACCGGGCTGGTGTCGAACTGGTGGCAAACCAAGATTCGGTGCTGCAATTCGGGGATATTCTGTATATTGTCGGCCAGAAAGAAGATATTGAATATGTCGGCAAAATGCTCGGAAATACGGCAAGTAAGCTACATCATGTGCAGATGTTGCCGATTTTTATCGGTATTGGCTTAGGTGTGTTACTGGGGTCGATTCCGTTTCAGCTGCCACATTTACCAGCGCCGTTGAAGTTGGGACTGGCCGGCGGCCCATTAATTGTTGCTATTATTCTGGCAAGAATCGGCAGTATCGGTCGGCTTTACTGGTTTATGCCGCCAAGTGCGAACCTCGCTTTACGGGAAATTGGTATTGTGCTCTTTCTGGCGGTGGTTGGGATCAGTTCCGGTGGTGATTTCTTTACCACCATTATGGATGGTGAAGGGCTGACGTGGATGGGGTACGGCATTATCATCACGCTGATCCCGTTGATCACCGTCGGGATGTTCGCTCGCTTTTTCGGTAAAGTGAACTATCTGACGATTTGCGGACTAATGGCGGGTTCGATGACCGATCCACCGGCACTGGCATTTGCCAATGCGATGCATGCGACCAGTGGCGCTTCATCACTGGCTTATGCGACGGTTTATCCGTTAGTGATGTGTTTAAGGATTCTGACACCGCAGGTGATTGCTGTGTTGCTGTGGGTGACCGGCTAG
- a CDS encoding metal ABC transporter substrate-binding protein, with protein MKKYLMTSFYCALMLLPGMAWAKFKVVTTFTIIQDMAQNIAGDAAEVVSLTKPGAEIHNYQPTPRDIIKAQSADLVLWNGLNLERWFHRFFSNVKDVPSIVVSDGIQPLSIYTGPYKNKPNPHAWMSPKNALIYVENIRQALVKYDPSHAATYNHNAQAYQKKIKQLNEHIRTQLAAIPEQKRWLVTSEGAFSYLARDYGLKEAFLWPINADQQGTPHQVKALIDTIYQYHIHVLFSESTISDRPAKQVARETGATYGGILYVDSLSTRDGPVPTYLDLLKVTTDTIVRGLQS; from the coding sequence ATGAAAAAATATTTAATGACCTCATTTTATTGTGCTTTGATGCTCTTACCCGGCATGGCCTGGGCGAAGTTTAAAGTTGTAACAACATTTACCATTATTCAGGACATGGCACAGAATATTGCCGGAGACGCTGCCGAGGTAGTCTCTTTAACCAAACCCGGCGCAGAAATTCACAACTATCAGCCGACACCGAGAGATATTATCAAAGCGCAGTCCGCTGATCTGGTGTTGTGGAATGGCCTGAATCTAGAGCGGTGGTTCCACCGTTTTTTCTCCAATGTAAAAGACGTGCCTTCCATCGTCGTCAGCGATGGTATTCAGCCACTCTCGATCTATACCGGCCCGTATAAAAATAAACCCAACCCTCATGCATGGATGTCTCCGAAAAATGCATTGATCTATGTAGAAAATATCCGTCAGGCACTGGTGAAATACGATCCGAGCCATGCTGCAACATACAATCACAACGCCCAAGCGTATCAGAAAAAAATCAAACAACTGAATGAGCATATCCGTACACAACTGGCAGCCATCCCTGAACAAAAACGCTGGCTGGTTACCAGTGAAGGCGCTTTCAGCTATCTGGCGAGAGACTATGGTTTAAAAGAAGCGTTTCTCTGGCCGATTAATGCCGATCAACAAGGAACACCGCATCAAGTGAAAGCCTTAATTGATACCATCTATCAGTATCATATTCATGTGCTGTTCAGTGAGAGCACCATCTCTGACCGCCCCGCCAAACAGGTGGCCAGAGAAACCGGGGCAACCTATGGTGGTATCCTTTATGTGGATTCTCTCTCGACCCGGGACGGGCCGGTTCCGACTTACCTTGATCTACTCAAGGTCACCACCGATACCATTGTCAGAGGATTACAATCATGA
- a CDS encoding Lrp/AsnC family transcriptional regulator, with translation MNQSLDRIDLKLLRLLQQDGRTSNAVLAEKTNISPATCHRRVERLFKQGTIQSVRAEVNPQDLDLGTLVTVGVVLDRSTPESFAEFEAAIIRLPVIIDCQLVAGEFDYFLRVRVQDMADFNQLHANHLIALPGVRQIRTFFVMKEVIHHAPLRF, from the coding sequence ATGAATCAATCACTTGATCGAATCGATCTGAAACTGCTGCGCCTGTTACAGCAAGATGGCAGAACGAGTAATGCCGTTCTGGCAGAAAAAACCAACATTAGTCCGGCGACGTGTCACCGCCGTGTTGAACGCCTGTTCAAGCAAGGGACAATTCAGTCAGTCAGAGCAGAAGTGAATCCACAGGATCTTGATTTGGGCACCTTGGTCACTGTGGGTGTGGTGCTGGATCGCTCAACACCGGAAAGCTTTGCCGAATTTGAAGCGGCAATTATTCGCCTGCCTGTCATTATTGATTGCCAGTTAGTTGCGGGGGAATTTGATTATTTTCTTCGGGTCCGGGTGCAAGATATGGCGGATTTCAATCAACTTCATGCCAATCACTTAATCGCCCTACCCGGTGTCCGACAGATCCGAACCTTCTTTGTCATGAAAGAAGTCATTCACCATGCTCCGCTACGGTTCTAG